One segment of Enterobacter ludwigii DNA contains the following:
- a CDS encoding DUF2955 domain-containing protein, which yields MSINTLARVFTPHGNIVYTANDFRQTLRIVFAGMIALSISSFYNTHYGVFFVVYPIMLLSLVPVFNRHVAKQFIFSASLNCVEMVIIIGYLSQWPVIMTLVVFALYVMRFRFMSKGPLFLFGSMGVVCQSVMLNFMSYPTTDWHTLLFSNIEASVMAVCLSALMNYLLPDVEPRKPPPLIEKDDARVRHESLLSGTVATLIFVIFQVSDLSDSLSALMAGVLILFPMHYRGAVMSSLWRVVGVVLGCLYILVVQLILYDHSSHMLLMMPLIGLGLAFGARLHVMEKVGAGVGFSSITTIGIMFGQNMHPDSDLVFSDLYRITSVTFALVATLTMVFLVHLILNRFAPTRYVIAPPEAN from the coding sequence ATGTCTATTAACACTCTGGCGCGGGTGTTTACCCCGCACGGCAACATCGTCTATACGGCAAACGACTTTCGCCAGACCCTGCGCATCGTCTTTGCCGGCATGATTGCGCTGAGCATTTCGAGTTTTTACAACACTCACTACGGCGTGTTTTTCGTGGTCTACCCCATCATGCTGCTGTCACTGGTACCGGTCTTTAACCGCCACGTGGCGAAGCAATTTATCTTTAGCGCCTCGCTTAACTGCGTTGAAATGGTCATTATCATCGGCTATCTGTCGCAATGGCCGGTGATCATGACGTTAGTCGTGTTCGCCCTGTACGTCATGCGTTTTCGCTTTATGAGTAAGGGACCGCTGTTTCTGTTTGGTTCGATGGGCGTGGTCTGCCAGAGCGTGATGCTCAACTTTATGAGCTATCCCACCACCGACTGGCATACGTTGCTGTTTTCCAATATCGAAGCGAGCGTTATGGCGGTGTGCCTGAGCGCGCTGATGAATTACCTGCTGCCGGATGTAGAGCCGCGCAAGCCGCCGCCGCTGATTGAAAAAGATGACGCCCGTGTGCGCCACGAGTCGCTGCTTTCCGGGACCGTTGCCACCCTGATTTTCGTCATCTTCCAGGTAAGCGACCTGAGCGACTCACTTTCCGCGCTGATGGCCGGGGTATTGATTCTGTTTCCCATGCATTATCGCGGCGCGGTGATGAGTTCCCTCTGGCGCGTGGTCGGCGTGGTGCTGGGCTGCCTCTACATTCTGGTCGTCCAGCTTATCCTTTACGATCACAGCAGCCATATGCTGCTGATGATGCCGCTTATCGGCCTTGGGCTGGCATTTGGCGCGCGGCTGCACGTGATGGAGAAGGTCGGCGCCGGGGTCGGGTTTTCCAGCATCACCACCATCGGCATTATGTTCGGGCAGAACATGCACCCGGACAGCGACCTGGTGTTCAGCGATCTCTATCGCATAACCTCGGTGACCTTTGCGCTGGTGGCGACCCTGACAATGGTCTTTCTGGTGCATTTGATCCTCAATCGCTTTGCCCCTACGCGCTATGTGATCGCGCCGCCTGAGGCGAATTAA
- a CDS encoding MarR family winged helix-turn-helix transcriptional regulator: MREEELFSRRPMGMRMAMIVRQWRAVIDDAILETGLTQSSWTVMMQLQQLGDNVSVSELAEVQGIELPPLMRTLTQLEKQGYLLRTVSPYDKRIRLLTLTSEGNAVLRTLSRVIETFQARVSQNIAPEHLDIFSATLNQIACNLRKIREEDNKTEK, encoded by the coding sequence ATGCGTGAAGAAGAACTGTTTAGCCGCAGACCGATGGGGATGCGGATGGCCATGATCGTGCGTCAGTGGCGCGCCGTGATTGACGACGCCATTCTCGAGACCGGGTTAACCCAGTCGAGCTGGACGGTGATGATGCAGCTTCAACAGCTTGGGGATAACGTCTCGGTGAGTGAACTGGCGGAGGTGCAGGGTATTGAACTGCCGCCGCTGATGCGCACGCTGACACAGCTGGAAAAACAGGGTTACCTGTTACGCACCGTATCGCCTTATGACAAGCGTATCCGGCTACTCACGCTGACGTCGGAGGGGAACGCCGTACTCAGGACGCTCTCCCGAGTGATCGAGACATTTCAGGCGCGCGTATCGCAAAACATCGCGCCGGAACATCTCGATATTTTCAGCGCCACATTGAATCAAATCGCCTGCAATTTGCGGAAAATCCGCGAAGAAGATAACAAGACCGAAAAATAA
- a CDS encoding LysR family transcriptional regulator produces the protein MHRSGLTELEVVMAVVRRGSFRGAAQELGMSATAVSNAIAGLESRLETRLFNRTTRSVALTDAGQRYVARIGPALQAIRQASEEIHSDTGEPAGTLRLNVPNHIGALFLDQLLIDFMIRYPKMRVETLSEARMIDIVAEGYDAGIRLEESVPQDMIAVPLTGEIRQLVTATPDYFARHGTPHTPEDLLLHQGIGMRMAHGGIYRWELARHGEQYALAVPPRFATSDLFASIRAVKAGLGIGFLPELYIREELESGELVSVLNDWTQPFAGLRLYYPGHRHVPPGLRALVAMIRERGVIRG, from the coding sequence ATGCATCGTTCGGGTCTGACAGAGCTGGAAGTGGTCATGGCGGTGGTGCGGCGCGGCAGTTTTCGCGGTGCGGCACAGGAGCTGGGCATGTCCGCCACGGCGGTAAGTAACGCTATCGCCGGGCTGGAGAGCCGCCTGGAGACGCGCCTGTTTAACCGCACGACCCGCAGCGTGGCGCTTACCGACGCCGGGCAGCGCTACGTGGCGCGTATTGGCCCGGCCCTGCAGGCGATACGCCAGGCCAGCGAAGAGATCCACAGTGATACCGGCGAACCTGCCGGCACCCTGCGCTTAAACGTACCGAACCATATCGGTGCGCTCTTTCTGGATCAATTGCTGATCGACTTTATGATCCGCTACCCGAAAATGCGCGTCGAGACGCTAAGCGAAGCACGAATGATCGACATCGTCGCGGAAGGTTACGACGCCGGGATCCGTCTTGAAGAATCCGTGCCACAGGACATGATCGCCGTGCCGCTGACCGGTGAGATCCGCCAGCTTGTCACCGCCACGCCGGATTACTTTGCCCGCCACGGCACGCCGCACACGCCGGAGGATCTGCTCTTACATCAGGGGATCGGTATGCGCATGGCGCACGGTGGGATCTACCGCTGGGAGCTGGCGCGTCACGGGGAACAGTACGCTCTGGCGGTACCGCCGCGCTTTGCCACGTCCGATCTCTTCGCCTCGATCCGGGCCGTGAAGGCGGGATTAGGGATAGGGTTTTTACCGGAACTGTATATCCGGGAAGAGCTTGAAAGCGGGGAACTGGTGAGCGTGTTAAACGACTGGACGCAGCCGTTTGCCGGGCTGCGCTTGTACTATCCGGGGCATCGCCACGTCCCGCCAGGGTTACGGGCGCTGGTGGCGATGATCCGTGAGCGCGGGGTTATTCGAGGTTAG
- a CDS encoding LysE family translocator, whose product MELFFPSAFLALALAHFVALLSPGPDFFLLVGYAARYRLRGSAGLCLGIAAGNALYIVLVIIGWSALRTFSWLFTLIELSGALYLLWIGSRLARSRPQTLALNETHQRCPSLRKQILLGLGSALLNPKNALFYLALMTALLGPDVTLLQQSTCGVWMVMMVLVWDLALVSLMGLPVVQRTLSRALWLIERTAGVVLMAFGGWVVWRFLHFLPASLYS is encoded by the coding sequence ATGGAACTGTTCTTCCCTTCCGCTTTTCTCGCCCTGGCGCTGGCGCATTTTGTAGCCCTGTTAAGCCCCGGTCCGGATTTCTTTTTGCTGGTCGGTTACGCCGCGCGTTACCGGCTGCGCGGCAGTGCCGGGTTGTGCCTCGGTATCGCCGCGGGTAACGCGCTCTATATTGTGCTGGTGATTATCGGCTGGAGTGCCCTGCGCACGTTTTCGTGGCTGTTCACCCTTATCGAATTATCCGGCGCGCTCTACCTGCTCTGGATTGGATCGCGGCTGGCGCGCAGCCGCCCGCAGACGCTTGCGCTCAATGAGACTCATCAGCGGTGCCCCTCATTGCGTAAGCAAATCCTGCTGGGGCTCGGTTCGGCACTGTTAAACCCGAAGAATGCGCTTTTTTATCTGGCGCTCATGACGGCGCTGTTAGGGCCGGATGTCACGCTGCTTCAGCAGTCAACCTGCGGTGTCTGGATGGTAATGATGGTGCTGGTCTGGGATTTAGCACTGGTGTCGCTGATGGGCTTGCCCGTGGTTCAGCGGACGCTCAGCCGTGCACTCTGGCTGATTGAGCGAACCGCTGGCGTGGTGCTGATGGCGTTTGGTGGGTGGGTCGTGTGGCGTTTTTTGCATTTTCTTCCCGCCTCCCTCTATTCTTAA
- a CDS encoding carboxymuconolactone decarboxylase family protein yields MSTRVNHHKITPALANALSNLSMEVAKTSLDPALKHLIDIRVSQLNGCTFCLDMHSKEAKIAGERELRLYHLAAWRESPLFSAREKAALAFAEALTQISVHGVSDALYRSVAEHFSDVEISELNFAIVAINAWNRLGITSRMEPGSLDAAYGLNKANLE; encoded by the coding sequence ATGAGCACTCGCGTCAACCACCATAAGATCACACCTGCCCTCGCCAACGCGCTGTCCAACCTGAGCATGGAAGTGGCGAAAACCTCTCTCGACCCGGCGCTGAAGCACCTGATCGACATTCGTGTCTCACAGCTGAACGGCTGTACCTTCTGCCTGGATATGCACTCGAAAGAGGCCAAAATCGCCGGAGAACGCGAGCTGCGCCTGTACCATCTGGCGGCATGGCGCGAGTCCCCTCTGTTCAGCGCCCGTGAGAAAGCGGCGCTGGCCTTCGCCGAAGCGCTGACGCAAATTAGCGTGCATGGCGTGAGCGATGCGCTCTACCGCAGCGTGGCGGAGCACTTCTCGGACGTGGAGATTTCAGAGCTGAACTTTGCCATTGTGGCGATCAACGCCTGGAACCGTCTGGGGATCACGTCCCGCATGGAGCCGGGCTCGCTGGACGCGGCTTACGGGCTGAACAAAGCTAACCTCGAATAA
- a CDS encoding antibiotic biosynthesis monooxygenase family protein → MIAVLFEAQAAPAHQARYLQLAAELKPLLADIDGFIDIERFQSLTTDGKILSLSWWRDEEAVRRWKQNVFHQAAQREGREAIFTYYRIRVAQVVREYASETGGRADV, encoded by the coding sequence ATGATTGCAGTCCTTTTCGAAGCCCAGGCCGCGCCTGCCCACCAGGCGCGTTACCTGCAGCTCGCAGCCGAACTCAAGCCCCTGCTGGCGGATATCGACGGGTTTATTGATATCGAGCGTTTTCAGAGCCTGACCACCGACGGCAAAATTCTCTCCCTCTCCTGGTGGCGGGATGAAGAAGCGGTCCGCCGCTGGAAGCAGAACGTCTTTCATCAGGCGGCGCAGAGGGAGGGGCGGGAGGCCATCTTTACCTACTACCGCATTCGGGTGGCGCAGGTGGTGCGGGAATACGCCTCAGAAACCGGAGGGCGTGCGGATGTATGA
- a CDS encoding DUF1127 domain-containing protein, whose protein sequence is MEFYENRSKRPFIVFVWIGKTLRNWYRIHRTRRILSKMSDEQLKDVGLSRYDV, encoded by the coding sequence ATGGAATTTTACGAGAACCGTTCAAAACGTCCGTTTATTGTTTTTGTCTGGATCGGCAAAACGCTACGCAACTGGTACCGTATTCACCGCACCCGTCGCATCCTGAGCAAGATGAGTGACGAGCAGCTCAAGGATGTCGGGTTGTCGCGCTATGATGTGTAA
- a CDS encoding ArsR/SmtB family transcription factor, which yields MLKTRLPPDNSALLEQAMAAVAAAMADPSRVKMLCALMDGRAWTATELSAAADVAPSTASGHLTRLLDGKLITCLSQGRHRYYRLAGHDVAELVEQMMGLSWSRITPPETTAPKALREARTCYDHLAGTVAVQIYDFMQAQGWLETDGSALTVYGREQFLTLGISLSANPRRKACCACLDWSERRFHLGGEAGAALLAYLDSNGWIQRVAGYRDVVVTASGNVAIKKRFSR from the coding sequence ATGCTTAAGACCCGTTTACCCCCTGACAACAGCGCGCTGCTGGAGCAGGCCATGGCGGCAGTGGCCGCCGCCATGGCGGATCCGTCGCGTGTGAAAATGCTCTGTGCGCTGATGGATGGCCGGGCGTGGACCGCCACCGAGCTGAGCGCGGCGGCGGATGTCGCCCCCTCCACCGCCAGCGGGCACCTGACCCGTCTGCTGGACGGAAAGCTGATTACCTGCCTGTCACAGGGGCGGCATCGCTATTACCGCCTGGCAGGACACGACGTGGCGGAACTGGTCGAGCAGATGATGGGGCTGTCGTGGAGCCGCATCACCCCGCCGGAAACCACCGCCCCGAAAGCCCTGCGTGAAGCCCGCACCTGTTACGACCATCTGGCAGGGACGGTGGCCGTTCAAATCTATGATTTTATGCAGGCGCAGGGCTGGCTGGAGACGGACGGGTCAGCCCTGACCGTGTATGGACGCGAACAGTTCCTGACGCTCGGTATTTCATTAAGCGCCAATCCGCGCCGTAAGGCCTGCTGTGCCTGTCTTGACTGGAGCGAGCGGCGGTTTCATCTGGGGGGCGAGGCGGGCGCGGCGCTCCTCGCGTACCTGGACAGCAATGGCTGGATCCAGCGGGTGGCGGGATATCGGGACGTGGTGGTCACCGCGTCGGGAAACGTTGCCATTAAAAAACGTTTTAGCCGCTAA
- a CDS encoding PLP-dependent aminotransferase family protein: protein MKPGYHAIYTRYRDNITRGVLKPGDKVPAIRVLAEELKVARKTVETAYAILTGEGYLVSQGARGTRVNPDLLLPAQHAPAEQTTGTLPASLIGQRERAGFLRPGIPSLDSFPYKKWLLLSGQATRAMRQEEMLNPPVLGWYPLRQAIASYLNISRGLACTAEQVLITSGYSGSLRLILDTLASRSDKVVFEDPGYFMGQQLLKRIVPRLHTVPVDRAGIDTEYLLRHHRDARFAIVTPSHQSPLAVTLSLPRKQQLLDWASQNEAWIIEDDYDGEFHYTRKVLPSLKSLDRHDRVIFMGTFSKTIMPSLRMGYVVMPASTLGAFTDCADIVTSGQPVLTQKILTAFLNEGHFFRHLKKMRALYQTRREWMIKALQEVYGDLFFTEQNDGGMHIVAFLSKGSCDREIAHCWQAQQLQVNALSEWYRGSGKRYGLVMGYNNVRTYQEAVALLERPKQETLELLL, encoded by the coding sequence ATGAAGCCGGGCTATCACGCTATTTATACCCGCTATCGCGACAACATCACGCGTGGCGTGCTAAAGCCTGGCGACAAAGTCCCCGCCATTCGCGTGCTGGCGGAAGAGCTGAAGGTGGCGCGCAAAACCGTTGAAACCGCTTACGCCATCCTGACGGGCGAAGGGTATCTGGTAAGCCAGGGGGCACGCGGCACGCGGGTCAATCCGGACCTGTTACTGCCCGCGCAGCACGCCCCTGCGGAGCAGACCACCGGCACGCTTCCAGCCTCGCTGATCGGCCAGCGCGAACGGGCAGGTTTTCTGCGCCCCGGCATTCCCTCCCTCGACAGCTTTCCCTATAAAAAATGGCTGCTGCTTTCAGGCCAGGCGACGCGCGCCATGCGCCAGGAAGAGATGCTGAATCCGCCCGTGCTGGGCTGGTATCCGCTGCGCCAGGCGATTGCCAGCTACCTTAATATTTCACGCGGGCTCGCCTGCACTGCCGAGCAGGTGCTGATCACCAGCGGCTACAGCGGTAGCCTGCGCCTGATCCTCGATACGCTGGCCAGCCGCAGCGACAAGGTGGTGTTTGAAGATCCGGGCTACTTTATGGGCCAGCAGTTGCTCAAGCGGATCGTGCCGCGCCTGCACACCGTGCCGGTCGATCGCGCCGGGATCGATACGGAATACCTGCTGCGCCACCATCGCGATGCCCGCTTCGCCATCGTCACCCCGTCGCACCAGAGCCCGCTGGCGGTCACCCTCTCTCTGCCGCGTAAACAACAGCTTCTCGACTGGGCGAGTCAGAACGAGGCCTGGATTATTGAGGATGACTACGACGGGGAATTTCACTACACCCGCAAGGTGCTGCCGTCGCTAAAAAGCCTCGACCGGCACGACCGGGTCATTTTTATGGGCACCTTCAGCAAAACCATTATGCCGTCGCTGCGCATGGGCTACGTGGTGATGCCCGCCAGCACCCTCGGGGCCTTTACCGACTGCGCGGACATCGTCACCAGCGGCCAGCCGGTGCTGACGCAAAAGATCCTCACCGCCTTTCTCAACGAAGGCCATTTTTTCCGACATCTTAAGAAGATGCGGGCCCTGTATCAGACCCGGCGGGAGTGGATGATTAAGGCTTTACAGGAGGTGTATGGCGACCTGTTTTTCACCGAGCAAAACGACGGTGGGATGCACATCGTGGCATTCCTTTCGAAGGGGAGTTGTGACCGGGAAATCGCGCACTGCTGGCAAGCGCAGCAGCTGCAGGTTAACGCGCTCTCGGAGTGGTATCGCGGCTCCGGCAAGCGTTACGGACTGGTGATGGGCTATAACAACGTGCGCACGTATCAGGAAGCGGTGGCACTACTTGAAAGGCCAAAACAAGAAACGCTGGAATTACTACTCTGA
- a CDS encoding aldehyde dehydrogenase family protein: MHNIEQIFINGEFVTPHGTERFDLYNPATARVIGQVRLADEVDAEHAIAAAKAAFPAWSQTPRQERIAALKRMHAAVAARHDALLDAVIEEYGAPASRSAWMARYPADVIAQAIEALEAFEFVTTAGAATVQMTPLGVAGLITPWNSDAGFICGKLAAALAAGCTAVIKPSEMSALQTRIVTEALRDAGLPPGVFNIVTGRGDTVGETLSRHPDVAKISFTGSTVTGKAILRNAAESVKRVTLELGGKSPTILLDDVDLAQAIPLVVQAGFMNSGQACVAGTRILVPQSRKAEIETALAQAVAAVKSGDPRDNATEIGPMVSEKQWLRVQGYIRKGLDEGANLLVGGEGRPEGTQDGWFVRPTLFADVTNQMAIAREEIFGPVLCVLPYQDEAEAVAIANDTEYGLSAMVLGRDVERARRVAQQIVAGRVLVNTLAHEPKAPFGGFRHSGVGREMGEWGIRAFMEPKSILG, from the coding sequence ATGCACAACATCGAACAGATCTTTATCAACGGCGAATTTGTTACCCCGCACGGCACCGAACGTTTTGATTTATACAATCCGGCGACGGCGCGGGTGATTGGCCAGGTTCGCCTGGCCGATGAGGTAGACGCTGAGCATGCCATCGCGGCCGCGAAAGCGGCATTTCCGGCATGGTCGCAAACCCCCCGACAGGAACGCATTGCCGCGCTGAAACGCATGCATGCCGCCGTTGCCGCCCGTCATGACGCGCTGCTGGACGCGGTGATTGAAGAGTACGGCGCGCCAGCCTCGCGCTCGGCGTGGATGGCCCGCTACCCGGCAGATGTCATTGCCCAGGCCATCGAGGCGCTGGAAGCCTTTGAGTTTGTGACCACGGCGGGGGCGGCAACGGTGCAGATGACGCCGCTTGGTGTCGCCGGGCTTATTACCCCGTGGAACAGCGACGCGGGGTTTATCTGCGGCAAACTGGCGGCTGCGCTCGCGGCGGGCTGCACGGCGGTGATTAAACCGAGCGAGATGAGCGCGCTGCAAACCCGCATTGTCACCGAGGCGCTGCGCGATGCCGGGTTACCGCCGGGCGTGTTTAACATTGTCACCGGACGGGGCGATACGGTCGGTGAGACCCTCAGCCGCCATCCGGACGTGGCGAAAATTTCGTTTACCGGTTCGACCGTTACCGGCAAAGCGATACTGCGCAACGCGGCGGAGAGTGTTAAGCGGGTGACGCTGGAGTTAGGCGGTAAATCGCCGACGATCCTGCTCGATGATGTCGATTTGGCGCAGGCTATCCCGCTGGTGGTGCAGGCCGGGTTTATGAACAGCGGGCAGGCGTGCGTGGCCGGAACGCGCATTCTGGTACCGCAGTCGCGTAAGGCGGAAATCGAAACTGCTCTGGCGCAGGCCGTCGCGGCCGTGAAATCTGGCGATCCGCGGGATAACGCGACAGAAATTGGCCCGATGGTCAGTGAAAAACAGTGGCTGCGGGTGCAGGGCTATATCCGTAAAGGCCTCGACGAGGGGGCAAACCTGCTGGTGGGGGGGGAAGGGCGTCCAGAAGGCACGCAGGACGGCTGGTTTGTGCGCCCGACGCTGTTTGCTGACGTCACTAACCAGATGGCGATTGCCCGGGAAGAGATCTTCGGCCCGGTACTGTGTGTGCTCCCTTATCAGGACGAGGCCGAAGCCGTCGCCATTGCCAACGACACCGAGTATGGCCTGAGTGCGATGGTGCTGGGCAGGGATGTCGAACGTGCGCGTCGCGTGGCGCAGCAGATTGTCGCGGGCCGCGTGCTGGTGAACACGCTGGCCCATGAGCCTAAAGCGCCGTTTGGCGGGTTCAGGCACTCCGGCGTGGGGCGTGAGATGGGCGAGTGGGGGATCCGCGCGTTTATGGAGCCGAAGTCGATTCTGGGATAA
- a CDS encoding HlyD family secretion protein: MMTPEQKFARWVRVSIASFLLMFVYFVVADIWIPLTPDSTVMRVVTPVSPRVSGYVAAVHVHNNSQVKRGDLLFELDDTPFRNKVEAAQIALEQARLSNEQLDAQIAAAQASLKTAVLTARNDKVTYDRYQKLSTLQNVSQADLDKVRTTWQSSEQSVSSLQANIRNLRIQRGEREEHRNVTLQKYRNALDEAELNLGWTKVYAQADGTVSNLQLSPGYYASSGSAALALVNNQADIVADFREKSLRHTHQGTDAAVVFDAFPGHVFRAHVTSSDAGILAGQEAVNGELSEPETSNRWVRDAQRMRIHVALDEALPKQLPTGARATVQLYNSEGPFARFFSGMQIHLVSLLHYVY, translated from the coding sequence ATAATGACTCCTGAACAAAAGTTTGCCCGCTGGGTAAGGGTAAGTATTGCCTCTTTCCTGCTGATGTTTGTCTACTTTGTCGTCGCGGACATCTGGATCCCGCTGACGCCGGACTCCACCGTCATGCGCGTGGTGACACCGGTTTCTCCGCGCGTCTCCGGCTACGTGGCGGCTGTCCATGTACACAACAACAGCCAGGTGAAGCGAGGCGACCTGCTGTTTGAGCTGGATGACACGCCGTTTCGCAATAAAGTGGAAGCAGCGCAAATCGCGCTGGAGCAGGCGCGTCTCTCTAACGAACAGCTGGATGCACAGATCGCGGCCGCACAGGCCAGCCTGAAAACCGCCGTGCTGACCGCGCGTAACGACAAGGTGACCTACGATCGTTATCAGAAACTCAGCACGCTGCAGAACGTGTCGCAGGCGGATCTGGATAAAGTCCGGACCACCTGGCAGAGCAGCGAGCAGTCCGTCAGTTCGCTGCAGGCGAACATCCGTAACCTGCGCATTCAGCGCGGTGAGCGGGAAGAACACCGCAACGTCACCCTGCAGAAATACCGCAATGCGCTGGATGAAGCGGAACTGAATCTTGGCTGGACGAAGGTTTACGCCCAGGCGGACGGCACGGTCAGTAACCTGCAGCTCAGCCCCGGCTATTACGCCTCCTCCGGCTCGGCCGCGCTGGCGCTGGTGAATAATCAGGCCGATATCGTGGCCGACTTCCGCGAGAAGAGCCTGCGCCATACCCATCAGGGAACCGATGCCGCCGTGGTGTTTGACGCCTTCCCGGGACACGTCTTCCGTGCGCATGTGACCAGCAGCGATGCGGGGATCCTCGCCGGACAGGAAGCAGTGAACGGCGAGCTGTCCGAGCCAGAAACCTCCAACCGGTGGGTTCGTGATGCCCAGCGTATGCGAATCCACGTGGCGCTGGACGAGGCGCTGCCGAAGCAACTTCCGACCGGTGCGCGTGCCACCGTTCAGCTCTATAACAGCGAAGGGCCGTTTGCGCGCTTCTTCTCCGGGATGCAGATCCACCTGGTGAGCCTGCTGCACTATGTCTATTAA
- a CDS encoding DUF445 domain-containing protein: MEKIAELKRAKLLALSLLLIAAAAFITTLFLPQTFWVRGVKAIAEAAMVGALADWFAVVALFRRVPIPFISRHTAIIPRNKDRIGDNLGQFVQEKFLDTQSLVALIRRYEPAQMIGTWFSQPDNARRVGLHLIQVMSGFLELTDDGRIQRLLKRAVHKAIDKVDFTETSAVMLESMTRNNRHQVLLDAIINRLIALIQRDSTRDFIADQIVHWLKTEHPRKAMVLPTEWLGDQSAEMVSNAVNTLLDDISHDRTHQIRQAFDRATLKFIDNLKNDPEMAAKADNIKHYLKNDEAFNRYLGEMWADLRQWLKADMQSEDSRVRQRIANAGLWFGETLSNDASLQASLNEHLEQAAHRVAPDFAAFLTRHISDTVKSWDAKDMSRQIELNIGKDLQFIRVNGTLVGGTIGLILFLLSQLPAVLAH, from the coding sequence ATGGAAAAAATAGCTGAACTTAAACGCGCCAAGCTGCTGGCGCTGTCGCTGCTGCTGATTGCCGCCGCGGCGTTTATCACCACCCTGTTCCTGCCGCAAACCTTCTGGGTGCGCGGCGTAAAGGCCATTGCCGAGGCGGCGATGGTCGGCGCACTGGCGGACTGGTTTGCCGTCGTCGCGCTGTTTCGCCGGGTGCCCATTCCGTTTATCTCACGCCATACGGCGATCATTCCGCGCAACAAAGACCGCATTGGCGACAATCTGGGTCAGTTCGTGCAGGAAAAGTTTCTCGATACCCAGTCGCTGGTGGCATTGATCCGCCGCTATGAACCGGCACAGATGATTGGCACCTGGTTTAGCCAGCCCGACAACGCCCGGCGCGTCGGGCTGCATCTGATTCAGGTAATGAGCGGTTTTCTTGAACTGACCGACGACGGACGCATTCAGCGGCTGCTCAAACGGGCGGTGCACAAGGCCATCGACAAGGTCGACTTCACCGAAACCAGCGCGGTGATGCTGGAGAGCATGACCCGGAACAATCGCCATCAGGTGCTGCTGGACGCCATCATCAACCGCCTGATCGCGCTTATCCAGCGTGACAGCACGCGGGACTTTATCGCCGACCAGATTGTGCACTGGCTGAAGACCGAGCATCCGCGCAAGGCCATGGTGCTGCCTACCGAGTGGCTCGGCGATCAGAGTGCGGAGATGGTGTCGAATGCGGTGAATACGCTGCTGGATGATATCAGCCACGACCGCACGCACCAGATCCGCCAGGCGTTTGACCGCGCCACCCTGAAGTTTATCGACAACCTGAAAAACGATCCGGAAATGGCCGCCAAAGCCGATAACATCAAGCACTACCTGAAGAACGACGAGGCGTTTAACCGTTATCTGGGCGAGATGTGGGCCGACCTGCGTCAGTGGCTGAAAGCGGATATGCAAAGCGAGGACTCGCGCGTCAGGCAGCGCATCGCCAACGCCGGACTGTGGTTTGGTGAAACGCTGTCGAACGATGCCAGCCTGCAGGCATCGCTGAACGAGCATCTGGAGCAGGCGGCGCACCGCGTAGCACCGGATTTTGCCGCGTTCCTCACGCGGCATATCAGCGACACGGTCAAGAGCTGGGATGCCAAAGATATGTCGCGCCAGATTGAGCTTAACATCGGCAAAGACCTGCAGTTCATCCGTGTGAACGGCACGCTGGTGGGCGGGACCATTGGCCTGATCCTGTTTTTACTCTCGCAATTGCCTGCCGTGCTCGCGCATTAA
- a CDS encoding DUF4282 domain-containing protein: protein MKAILGFDYLLTPRVLVFFYWIVMLVILIAGVYSMFTDHLITGFIGMIFSLIGCRVTFELIMVAFKNNEYLRRIAENTAVKSVE, encoded by the coding sequence ATGAAAGCCATTCTGGGATTTGACTACTTATTAACGCCACGCGTGCTGGTCTTCTTCTACTGGATCGTCATGCTGGTGATTTTGATTGCCGGCGTGTATTCCATGTTTACCGACCATCTGATCACCGGATTTATCGGGATGATTTTCAGCCTGATCGGCTGTCGCGTGACGTTCGAACTGATCATGGTTGCGTTTAAGAATAACGAATATCTGCGCCGCATCGCTGAAAACACCGCGGTGAAATCAGTCGAATAA